GTGGTGGGCGACCCGAGCACGGCGCGCAAGGAGCTCGAGGAGCTCGCCGCCCAGTTCGACGTCGACGAGGTCATGCTGCACCCGGTGGCCTCGGCGCGCCGTGGCGCCGACCCGCGCACCACGCCCGGCCGCGTGCGCACCCTCGAGCTCGTCGCCGGCTGATGCATCCGTGATCTCGATACGCCGTTCGCTGCGCTCTCGAGCTACTCGATCAGCGACCCGGTGACCTCGATACGCCGTTCGCTGCGCTCTCGAGCTACTCGATCGGCGACTCGGTGATCTCGATACGCCGTTCGCTGCGCTCTCGAGCTACTCGATCAGCGACCCGGTGATCTCGATACGCCGTTCGCTGCGCTCTCGAGCTACTCGATCAGCGACCCGGTGACCGAGTGCGGGCGAGCGCAGCGAGACCTGGGGGCACCTCCCGCTTGCGGGGGCGTATCGAGATCACGTCCAGTCAGGACCGCCGCCCTCACTCCAGGTGGGGTGCCGTCGTCGAGACGCCGGCCGCGGCCCACTCCTGCTGTACACGGTTGAGGTTCTCCGGCGAGACCGCGGCGGTCAGCTCCTGCAGCACCCGGACCGTGAAGCCCTCGGCCGCCCCGTCGAGGGCCGTGGCGCGGACGCAGTGGTCGGTGGCGATGCCGCACACGTCGATCTCCTCGACGCCGCGCTCGCGCAGGAACTCCGCGAGGTCGCGCCCCTCCTCGTCGGTGCCCTCGAAGCCCGAGTAGGCGGCCGCGTAGGCGCCCTTGTCGAAGATCGCGGCGAAGAGCTCCTCCTCCAGCGGCGAGTGCAGCTCGGCGCCGGGCGTGCCCACCACGCAGTGCGGCGGCCACGAGTCGACGTAGTCCGGCGTGTCGCTGAAGTGGTCGCCGGGATCGATGTGCGCGTCGCGCGTGGCGACGACGAGGTCGTAGTCGCCCTCGGCGATGAGGTCGGCCACGGCCTCGGCCACGGCGGCGCCGCCGGTGACGGCCAGCGAGCCGCCCTCACAGAAGTCGTTCTGGACGTCCACGACGACCAGAGTGCGGGGTCCGGGCATGTCAGTCAGTCCTCCTCGTAGATGGTGGGGATCGCGGGGTCTCCCTTCGAGAGTCGTCGGGCGGCGGCGGGCAGCTCGCGCAGGGAGGCCTGCAACCGCTCGCGGGCCTCCTGCAGCGTCGAGTGGTCGACCCGCTTCCCGGCCTCGACCAGCGGCACCATGAGCTCGCGGTCGTCACCGTCGTCGCGCGGGGCGATGTCGATGCCCACCACCTCGGCCTCGGCGACCCCGGAGGCGCTGAGCCGGCGCATCGCCGTCTTGCGGCCGCCCACCGACGCCTTGTCCTTGCTCTTCTTCGCGACGCCGAGCATCGTGCCGTCCGCCGCCTCGCGGGCGACGAGCTTGTAGACGAACCCGCTGGTGGGGGCACCCGAGCCGGTCACCAGCGAGGTGCCCACGCCGTAGCCGTCCACCGGGGCGGCGGCCAGGGCGGCGATGGCGTACTCGTCCAGGTCGCTCGTGACCGTGATGCGGGTGTCGGTGTTCCCCGCCGCGTCCAGCTGGGCCCGGGTGGCGCGGGCCACGTCGCCGAGGTCGCCGGAGTCCAGCCGCACGCCACCCAGCTGCGGCCCGGCCACCTCGATCGCGGCGGCGACGCCCTGCGGCACGTCGTACGTGTCGACGAGCAGGGTCGTGTCGTGGCCGAGCGAGCGGACCTGTGAGGCGAACGCGTCGCGCTCGGTGTCGTGCACGAGGGTGAAGGCGTGGGCGGCGGTGCCGGCCGTGGGGATGCCGTGCCGGCGTCCCGCCTCGAGGTTCGACGTGGCGGCGAAGCCGCAGATGTAGGCCGCCCGGGCCGACGCCACGGCCGCCTCCTCGTGGGTGCGCCGCGTGCCCATCTCGATGCAGGGCCGGTCGCCTGCGGCCATCGTCATGCGCGTCGCGGCCGAGGCGATAGCCGAGTCGTGGTTGAGGATCGACAGGATCAGCGTCTCGAGGATCACGCCCTCCCCGAACGACGCGTCGACTCGCAGGATGGGCGAGCCGGGGAACCACAGCTCACCCTCGGGGTAGCCCCAGATGTCGCCGGTGAAGCGGTAGTCGGCCAGCCAGTCGCACGTGACGTCGTCGACGACCTTCGCCGAGCGGAGGAACTCGATCTCCTCGGGGTCGAACCGGAAGTCGGCGAGCGCGTCCAGGACCCGCCCGGTGCCCGCCACCACGCCGAATCGCCGGCCGCCGTTGAGGCGGCGCCCGAACACCTCGAAGACGCTGCGCCGGGAGGCGGTGCCGTCGGCCAGCGTGGCCTGCAGCATCGTCAGCTCGTAGTGGTCGGTCAGCAGCGCGGTCGACACCATGGGATCAGCGTAGGTCCACGGCGACCTTCGTGCGGGTGAGCCGGGGCAGGCACAATGGAGCCGTGACCACCCCCACCCCCGTCGAGACCGAGCAGCCGGAGGCCGACCTCGTCGTCCAGCTCGAGGACCCGTGGGTCACCATCGTCTGGAACGACCCGGTGAACCTCATGTCGTACGTCGCGTTCGTGTTCCGCACCTACTTCGGCTACACCGAGGAGAAGGCCACCCAGCTGATGCTCGCGGTGCACGAGGAGGGACGCGCCATCGTCTCCAGCGGTCGCCGCGAGGAGCAGGAGCGCCACGTGCAGGCGATGCACGAGTACGGCCTGTGGGCCACCCTCGAGCGGAGCGACGCGTGAAGCCCTTCCGCCGCCGGCGCCGCGGCACCGTCACGGCCACCTTCGAGCTCAACGAGGCCCAGCTGATGGTGAACCTCGCCAGCCAGGTGGTCGAGCTGCTCCAGGACCGCAACGGCCCCAGCGAGTCCGAGCCCGACCCCCTCGCCCAGCTGATCGGCATGACCGGGCCCGTGCAGGCGCCTGAGGACCCCGTGCTGGCCCGGCTGCTGCCCGACGCCTATCGCGACGACCCGGTGGAGGCGGCCGAGTTCCGCCGCTTCACCGAGCAGGCGCTGTCCGCCACCAAGGTCGGCAATGCTCGCGTCGTGATCGAGAGCCTCGAGGCCGGTGGACTCGACGTGGGCGCCAAGAACGTGGAGGTC
This genomic interval from Aeromicrobium choanae contains the following:
- a CDS encoding DUF2017 domain-containing protein; this encodes MKPFRRRRRGTVTATFELNEAQLMVNLASQVVELLQDRNGPSESEPDPLAQLIGMTGPVQAPEDPVLARLLPDAYRDDPVEAAEFRRFTEQALSATKVGNARVVIESLEAGGLDVGAKNVEVELDEAQVLAWLRALTDIRMALAVRLGIETEEDAERLAESDDEATVAMGDVFDWLGFVQETLVHVA
- a CDS encoding nicotinate phosphoribosyltransferase, which codes for MVSTALLTDHYELTMLQATLADGTASRRSVFEVFGRRLNGGRRFGVVAGTGRVLDALADFRFDPEEIEFLRSAKVVDDVTCDWLADYRFTGDIWGYPEGELWFPGSPILRVDASFGEGVILETLILSILNHDSAIASAATRMTMAAGDRPCIEMGTRRTHEEAAVASARAAYICGFAATSNLEAGRRHGIPTAGTAAHAFTLVHDTERDAFASQVRSLGHDTTLLVDTYDVPQGVAAAIEVAGPQLGGVRLDSGDLGDVARATRAQLDAAGNTDTRITVTSDLDEYAIAALAAAPVDGYGVGTSLVTGSGAPTSGFVYKLVAREAADGTMLGVAKKSKDKASVGGRKTAMRRLSASGVAEAEVVGIDIAPRDDGDDRELMVPLVEAGKRVDHSTLQEARERLQASLRELPAAARRLSKGDPAIPTIYEED
- a CDS encoding isochorismatase family protein, with translation MPGPRTLVVVDVQNDFCEGGSLAVTGGAAVAEAVADLIAEGDYDLVVATRDAHIDPGDHFSDTPDYVDSWPPHCVVGTPGAELHSPLEEELFAAIFDKGAYAAAYSGFEGTDEEGRDLAEFLRERGVEEIDVCGIATDHCVRATALDGAAEGFTVRVLQELTAAVSPENLNRVQQEWAAAGVSTTAPHLE
- the clpS gene encoding ATP-dependent Clp protease adapter ClpS, whose translation is MTTPTPVETEQPEADLVVQLEDPWVTIVWNDPVNLMSYVAFVFRTYFGYTEEKATQLMLAVHEEGRAIVSSGRREEQERHVQAMHEYGLWATLERSDA